The following proteins come from a genomic window of bacterium:
- a CDS encoding YhfC family intramembrane metalloprotease, protein MYSKIVSYLSIEILLLLGLIASCIFIVRKKLKVSLKFFFFGVLGFLISQIIHLPPMYISPGKNILNQLLQNSILYYALAVGLWAGLCEEIIRFTMVKLKYPSITRNQAVTFGLGWASLEVIMVLGIVVSTLISLPFIYNTNAETLLNKGFSEADVKLVMNQIEVFKAQLQNVTIWVALSAVAERLFAVILHTAFSLLVYLAVLKKNLLYILLAIAAHTVINSSAILLMRHGVLITEAAIMLFAIIAYWFIMVVENKPAGGRPEV, encoded by the coding sequence ATGTATAGTAAGATTGTATCATACCTTTCAATTGAAATACTGCTTCTCCTGGGGCTTATAGCGTCCTGCATATTCATAGTCAGGAAGAAGCTGAAGGTATCCTTAAAGTTCTTCTTTTTCGGCGTGTTGGGATTTTTAATATCACAAATTATCCATTTGCCGCCGATGTACATTTCACCAGGCAAGAATATCCTAAACCAACTGCTGCAAAACTCCATATTATATTACGCTCTCGCGGTAGGCCTGTGGGCAGGATTATGCGAGGAAATAATAAGGTTCACAATGGTAAAACTGAAATATCCTTCGATAACAAGAAACCAGGCTGTTACTTTCGGGTTGGGTTGGGCAAGTTTGGAAGTTATTATGGTCCTCGGGATTGTCGTAAGCACACTCATTTCACTTCCTTTTATTTACAACACAAATGCAGAAACATTATTGAATAAAGGTTTTTCCGAAGCCGATGTAAAACTTGTAATGAACCAGATCGAAGTATTCAAGGCGCAGCTTCAAAATGTAACTATATGGGTGGCGTTAAGCGCGGTTGCCGAAAGACTGTTTGCCGTTATACTGCATACGGCTTTCTCTCTCCTTGTATATCTCGCCGTTTTGAAGAAAAATTTACTTTATATTTTACTTGCAATCGCAGCCCACACTGTAATAAATTCTAGCGCCATACTGCTCATGAGACACGGCGTATTAATAACCGAAGCAGCTATCATGTTGTTTGCAATAATAGCGTATTGGTTTATAATGGTCGTCGAAAACAAACCTGCGGGCGGGAGACCGGAAGTATAA
- a CDS encoding O-acetylhomoserine aminocarboxypropyltransferase/cysteine synthase — MKKTKKGLNTQCLHAGQEADASTGARAVPIYQTTSYVFKDTEHAAGLFSLDEVGHIYTRLSNPTTDVFEKRVAAIEGGTAAVATASGMAAISLALLTITSPGDEIVSADNLYGGTYQLFHYTFPKLGRKVTFVNSDKPEGFKKAITGKTRAIYAETIGNPKLNVPDFEKIAKIAHAAGIPFIVDNTCGIALIKPFDFGTDITVLSATKFIGGHGTSIGGILVDSGNFKWDSGKFSEFIKPDPSYHGVNYWKQFGNTKESGNIAFAVKARVQLLRDLGACISPFNSFLFLQGLETLPLRVKKHSENAFEIAEFLSRHKAVAWVNYPGLKNNIYHPIASKYLKEGFGALVGFGIKGGLSAGKKFINSVKLLSHLANIGDAKTLVIHPASTTHQQLTAEERKRTGVTDDFIRLSVGLENIDDIKEDINQALEKAAR; from the coding sequence ATGAAAAAAACAAAAAAAGGCCTTAATACACAGTGCCTGCACGCCGGCCAGGAAGCCGATGCTTCAACGGGCGCCAGAGCTGTGCCCATATACCAGACAACATCTTATGTGTTCAAAGATACGGAACATGCCGCCGGACTGTTTTCGCTTGATGAAGTGGGGCATATATACACCCGGCTTTCCAACCCGACAACCGACGTATTTGAAAAACGTGTCGCGGCAATAGAAGGCGGAACCGCCGCCGTGGCAACCGCAAGCGGAATGGCCGCTATCAGCCTGGCCCTTTTAACGATAACATCGCCGGGAGATGAAATAGTTTCCGCCGACAATCTTTACGGCGGGACCTATCAGCTTTTCCACTACACATTTCCAAAGCTCGGCAGAAAAGTGACTTTCGTTAATTCCGACAAGCCGGAGGGATTCAAAAAAGCCATTACCGGAAAAACGCGGGCTATTTACGCGGAAACTATAGGTAACCCGAAATTAAACGTCCCGGACTTTGAAAAAATAGCAAAAATCGCGCATGCCGCGGGAATTCCCTTTATCGTCGATAATACGTGCGGGATAGCTCTTATAAAACCTTTTGATTTCGGGACGGATATAACGGTGTTATCCGCAACCAAATTCATCGGAGGGCATGGAACGTCTATAGGCGGCATTCTGGTGGATTCGGGCAATTTTAAATGGGATAGCGGAAAATTTTCCGAATTCATCAAGCCGGACCCGAGTTATCACGGGGTTAACTACTGGAAACAGTTCGGCAACACAAAGGAATCGGGCAACATAGCTTTTGCGGTTAAAGCACGGGTACAGCTCCTGCGGGATCTGGGGGCCTGTATCAGCCCGTTTAACTCATTCCTCTTCCTCCAGGGCCTGGAAACATTGCCGCTGCGCGTTAAAAAACACAGTGAAAACGCTTTTGAAATCGCTGAATTTTTAAGCCGCCACAAAGCTGTTGCATGGGTCAATTATCCTGGGCTTAAAAACAACATTTATCATCCAATCGCATCCAAATATTTAAAAGAAGGTTTCGGGGCTTTAGTCGGATTCGGGATCAAGGGTGGTCTCAGTGCCGGAAAAAAATTCATCAACTCCGTAAAACTGTTGTCACACCTTGCCAATATAGGGGATGCGAAAACGCTGGTAATCCACCCGGCTTCCACCACTCATCAGCAGTTGACAGCGGAAGAACGGAAACGCACCGGCGTTACTGATGATTTTATAAGGTTATCTGTAGGTCTCGAAAATATCGACGACATAAAAGAAGACATTAACCAGGCGCTGGAAAAAGCTGCCCGTTAA
- a CDS encoding CBS domain-containing protein — protein sequence MKLQDIIEKKSGNVVSIGSRSTVYEAAKLLRQHKIGALLVLGDDRKLAGIITERDILRECAENVEKLTKKLVQEAMSKDLIIGLLEDTVQYSMGIMTKNKMRHLPVMEKERILGIVSLGDLVKSQLEDIEFENRHLKEYIHGG from the coding sequence TTGAAATTACAGGATATTATTGAGAAAAAGAGCGGGAATGTAGTCAGCATAGGAAGCCGGAGCACGGTATATGAAGCCGCTAAACTTTTGCGTCAGCATAAAATAGGGGCTTTACTTGTATTGGGCGACGACAGGAAACTTGCGGGGATAATAACGGAAAGAGACATTTTAAGGGAATGCGCCGAAAATGTGGAAAAACTAACGAAAAAACTTGTGCAGGAAGCTATGTCCAAAGACCTGATTATAGGACTTCTGGAAGATACAGTGCAATATTCCATGGGGATTATGACCAAGAACAAAATGCGACATCTTCCGGTTATGGAAAAAGAAAGGATACTGGGCATTGTATCTCTGGGGGACCTGGTCAAATCACAGCTTGAAGATATTGAATTTGAGAACAGGCACTTAAAAGAATATATTCACGGTGGCTGA
- a CDS encoding PDZ domain-containing protein: MSAGKYKTVNMTASIFFLLIFFLPLFSFADCGIGVSLDNETMSVTKFSHVSGQERLSPAKKSGMRLGDIIKAVNNRPVSTRQDVDRVLRDIQPNTRIPVLIERNGQDRTYNVVTGKNFTPEIDVIAQELISGKRVALVIAVGRVSNTVALPPNANLNEWKNAITAQLESECAAVYTQCTGVENFSVVDRSRIRSLLDELNFQTTGYVSERARLEIGKLTGATHFLIVEFSRFPSGYNGFSDMLSKKLIDIETGEVLSSVNVTQRCDSSGKAISFE, translated from the coding sequence ATGAGTGCCGGCAAATATAAAACAGTTAATATGACGGCGAGTATTTTTTTTCTTCTGATTTTTTTTCTGCCATTATTCTCTTTTGCGGACTGCGGTATAGGCGTGTCGCTTGACAATGAGACTATGTCGGTGACAAAATTTTCGCATGTTTCCGGACAGGAGAGGTTGAGCCCCGCGAAAAAGTCCGGGATGCGGCTGGGCGATATTATCAAGGCGGTGAATAACCGGCCGGTTTCTACCCGGCAGGATGTTGATAGGGTTTTACGGGACATACAGCCGAACACCAGAATACCTGTTCTGATTGAGAGAAACGGCCAGGACAGAACTTACAATGTGGTAACAGGGAAGAATTTTACTCCCGAAATAGATGTTATCGCGCAAGAACTTATCAGCGGTAAAAGAGTTGCCCTTGTTATTGCGGTTGGACGCGTATCGAATACGGTTGCGCTTCCTCCCAATGCGAACCTTAACGAATGGAAAAACGCCATAACGGCTCAATTGGAGAGTGAATGCGCCGCTGTTTATACACAGTGCACAGGGGTGGAAAATTTCTCGGTGGTTGACCGCAGCAGGATAAGAAGCCTTCTTGACGAACTGAATTTCCAGACAACAGGTTATGTTTCAGAGCGGGCGAGACTTGAAATAGGAAAGCTCACCGGGGCAACACATTTTCTTATTGTGGAATTCAGTCGCTTCCCTTCCGGATATAATGGATTCAGCGACATGCTTTCAAAGAAACTTATTGATATAGAAACGGGAGAAGTACTTTCGAGCGTCAATGTAACGCAGCGCTGCGACAGTTCCGGTAAAGCGATAAGCTTTGAATAG
- the serS gene encoding serine--tRNA ligase: MLDLKFVRENIKKVKEGLKKKNSKADLDEILQLDEVRRGLLKEVEVMKADRNRISKELGTIKAKGEDISQKSAEMKVFSQKIKDIDSKVEETNQKITALMLSVPNIPNEAVPVGSEANNKTVREWGKKRHFKFNPLTHWELCEKLDMVDFKRASKISGAGFIVFKGKGALLERALINFMLDIHIREHGYKEVIPPFLVNEASMTGTGQLPNLKEDMYPVDKESLYLIPTAEVPVTNLYAGEIFSEEQLPLYHVAFSACFRKEAGSYGKDTRGMKRVHQFDKVELVKFVLPENSYEEHEKLLNNAEIILQKLGFHYRVRLLASGDMSFAAAKCYDIEVYSPGCNEYLEVSSCSNFEDFQARRANIRYRAKSGKTAYVHTLNASGVALPRTFIAILENCQTEDGKIAVPEVLQPYMGGLEYID, from the coding sequence ATGCTGGACTTAAAATTTGTCAGGGAAAACATTAAAAAGGTAAAAGAAGGGCTTAAGAAGAAAAATTCAAAAGCAGACCTCGATGAAATTCTTCAATTGGATGAAGTAAGAAGAGGATTGCTTAAAGAAGTCGAGGTTATGAAAGCGGATAGAAATCGCATATCTAAGGAATTGGGCACAATCAAAGCCAAGGGGGAGGATATTTCTCAAAAATCGGCTGAAATGAAAGTGTTTTCCCAAAAAATCAAAGATATTGATTCAAAAGTGGAGGAAACCAACCAAAAAATCACCGCTCTTATGCTTTCCGTCCCCAATATCCCCAACGAAGCTGTGCCGGTGGGGTCGGAAGCAAATAACAAAACTGTCAGGGAATGGGGGAAGAAAAGACACTTTAAATTTAACCCGCTGACCCATTGGGAGTTATGTGAAAAATTAGACATGGTTGATTTTAAAAGGGCCTCCAAAATATCAGGCGCGGGTTTTATTGTTTTTAAAGGCAAGGGGGCTTTGCTGGAAAGGGCCCTGATAAACTTTATGCTTGATATCCATATAAGGGAACACGGATATAAAGAGGTTATTCCTCCCTTTTTGGTTAATGAGGCGTCAATGACAGGAACGGGGCAGCTTCCCAATCTTAAGGAAGATATGTACCCGGTTGATAAGGAAAGCCTCTATTTAATTCCTACGGCGGAAGTCCCCGTAACAAACCTGTATGCCGGTGAAATATTTTCTGAAGAGCAACTGCCGCTTTATCATGTTGCCTTTTCCGCGTGTTTTAGAAAAGAGGCCGGTTCATACGGAAAAGATACCCGCGGCATGAAAAGGGTTCATCAGTTTGATAAGGTTGAACTGGTTAAATTTGTATTACCGGAAAATTCTTATGAAGAACACGAGAAACTGTTAAACAATGCGGAGATAATTCTTCAGAAGCTTGGGTTTCATTACAGGGTAAGGCTGCTGGCTTCGGGAGATATGAGCTTTGCCGCGGCTAAGTGTTATGATATAGAAGTTTATTCACCCGGCTGCAATGAATACCTTGAGGTGTCTTCGTGCAGTAACTTTGAAGATTTTCAAGCTCGCAGAGCTAACATACGCTACCGCGCTAAGAGCGGGAAAACAGCGTATGTCCATACGCTGAATGCTTCGGGCGTCGCCCTTCCCAGAACTTTTATCGCAATACTTGAAAATTGTCAGACGGAAGACGGCAAAATTGCTGTCCCGGAAGTATTGCAACCTTATATGGGCGGGCTTGAGTATATTGATTAG
- a CDS encoding RtcB family protein: MAFQEQELKKVNDFTWEIPRDYDSGMNAPVRFYASREMLGQIIKEDALKQLVNVACLPGIVKYALGMPDIHWGYGFPIGGVAAFDSGNGVVSPGGVGFDINCGVRLAVTALEVKDLRDKREDIVNTLYASVPLGVGSEGSIRAPRNILSKVLKKGSGWAVESGYGCAEDIDRTEEKGSIAIADPEALSERAYERGEFQLGTLGSGNHFIEIQEVTDIYNPGVANEFGLFKGQFAVMIHSGSRGLGYQVCDDFIKKLARSLGKYGISVRDRQLVSAPVSSPEGQEYLSAMSAAANYAWANRQILMSLTEKAIAKSLNLGEKTLGLRLVYDVAHNIAKMETHKIDGKPVELCVHRKGATRAFPAGHDSLPRIYRKTGQPVIIPGSMGTSSYLLAGTAVSMEESFGSVCHGAGRMLSRSRALKNIDGRKLCESLERKGISVRAKGMKVLAEEAPEAYKDIDKVVEVVVKAKLADKIARLRPIGVIKG, encoded by the coding sequence ATGGCTTTTCAGGAACAGGAACTGAAAAAAGTGAATGACTTCACGTGGGAAATCCCGCGTGATTATGATTCCGGAATGAATGCGCCGGTGAGGTTTTATGCATCGCGGGAGATGCTGGGGCAGATTATCAAAGAGGATGCTTTGAAACAGCTTGTGAATGTAGCCTGTCTTCCGGGAATTGTAAAATACGCTCTTGGTATGCCTGATATACATTGGGGTTATGGGTTCCCGATAGGCGGTGTTGCCGCATTTGATTCCGGAAACGGCGTGGTTTCCCCGGGAGGCGTAGGTTTTGATATTAACTGCGGAGTAAGGCTGGCGGTTACAGCGCTTGAGGTAAAAGATTTAAGGGATAAAAGGGAAGATATTGTAAATACTCTCTATGCAAGCGTGCCTTTGGGTGTTGGATCCGAAGGCTCAATCAGGGCGCCGAGAAATATTTTGAGCAAGGTTTTGAAAAAGGGCTCCGGGTGGGCTGTTGAAAGTGGATACGGATGCGCTGAAGATATTGACAGGACTGAAGAAAAGGGTTCGATAGCAATTGCCGACCCGGAAGCGCTAAGCGAAAGAGCTTATGAAAGAGGAGAGTTTCAACTCGGCACACTTGGCTCAGGGAATCATTTCATTGAAATTCAGGAAGTGACGGATATATATAATCCCGGAGTCGCGAATGAATTCGGGCTTTTTAAAGGCCAGTTTGCCGTGATGATTCATTCGGGTTCCAGGGGTTTGGGTTATCAGGTCTGCGATGATTTTATAAAGAAATTGGCGCGCTCTTTGGGTAAATACGGCATTAGTGTCAGGGACAGGCAACTTGTTTCCGCGCCCGTTTCAAGCCCTGAGGGACAGGAATATCTTTCCGCTATGTCGGCGGCGGCCAACTATGCATGGGCTAACAGGCAGATATTGATGAGCCTTACAGAAAAAGCCATTGCGAAAAGTTTAAATTTGGGAGAAAAAACACTTGGGTTGCGGCTGGTTTATGATGTTGCCCACAACATAGCAAAAATGGAAACACACAAGATCGACGGGAAGCCGGTTGAACTGTGTGTCCACAGAAAAGGCGCGACAAGAGCTTTTCCCGCAGGACATGATTCCCTGCCGCGGATTTACAGGAAAACAGGCCAGCCGGTTATAATTCCGGGTTCTATGGGGACAAGCTCGTATCTTTTGGCGGGGACAGCGGTATCTATGGAGGAAAGTTTCGGGTCTGTTTGTCATGGTGCCGGCAGGATGTTGTCGCGTTCCCGGGCTCTTAAAAATATAGACGGCAGGAAGCTATGCGAATCACTTGAGAGAAAGGGAATAAGTGTAAGGGCAAAAGGGATGAAAGTGTTAGCTGAAGAAGCGCCTGAGGCGTATAAAGATATTGATAAAGTGGTTGAAGTTGTGGTAAAAGCAAAGTTGGCGGATAAAATTGCGAGGTTGAGGCCAATCGGGGTTATAAAAGGATAA
- a CDS encoding archease — MNPKRNDCPGNRIKPIEHTADAGFIIKGRNIEELFLNSLKALYILIEPKHKNRDFILKKISLEAPSIEELLVLWLNELIFLAEKKKIVIDGPGLSIEGNRLEAELKLSEGDINTEVKAATYHDLSIKKDRHGYYTRIFFDL; from the coding sequence ATGAATCCTAAAAGGAACGACTGCCCTGGGAACCGGATAAAGCCCATAGAGCACACGGCAGATGCGGGCTTCATAATAAAAGGCAGGAATATTGAGGAGCTGTTTTTAAATTCTTTAAAGGCGCTCTACATTCTGATAGAACCGAAACACAAAAACAGAGATTTTATTTTAAAGAAGATTTCACTTGAAGCTCCTTCGATAGAGGAGCTTCTTGTTTTATGGCTTAATGAATTAATATTTCTGGCGGAGAAGAAAAAAATCGTTATTGATGGGCCCGGGCTTTCGATAGAGGGCAACAGGCTTGAAGCGGAACTGAAATTATCGGAGGGTGATATTAACACGGAGGTTAAAGCCGCGACCTATCATGATTTAAGCATAAAAAAAGACAGGCATGGGTATTATACAAGAATATTCTTTGATTTGTAG
- the gyrA gene encoding DNA gyrase subunit A, translating into MYTENEKIISRSISLEMKNSYLDYSMSVIVGRALPDVRDGLKPVHRRILFAMKDLGITHRSTYKKSARIVGEVLGKYHPHGDTAVYDTMVRMVQDFSLRYPLIDGQGNFGSIDGDAAAAMRYTEVKMERIAEELLEDIDKETVDFSPNFDESLLEPTILPSKIPNLLINGSSGIAVGMATNIPAHNVSEIIDGIIHLINNPEATIKELCKFVKGPDFPTAGIICGKAPIKSMYETGYGKLKLKARAGIEPLKGGKESIVITEIPYNVNKSNLIEDIARLVNNKKITGISDIRDESDKDGMRIVIELKRGEISRVILNQLYRHTQMETTFGAILLALDKNRPRVMNLKEIMECYIEHRKEVVIRRTKFELRKAEERAHILEGFKIALDNIDEFVKIIRKSKDRDEAKKTMVSKFKLSDTQANAILELRLYQLTGLEREKIDSEYKELIKRIAYLKNILSSERMVLNIIAQELKEIKDKYGDSRRTEIVAEEGEVSIEDMIANEGCIIAISHTGYIKRCRVATYRQQRRGGKGVTGMEMKDEDFVERVFTASTHDYILFFTSMGKCYWKKVYDIPEGGRLSKGKAIINLLDIRGDENVAALIRVSKFEEGSHLMMITEKGTVKKTSLAAFSNPRKGGIIAIKIDEGDTLKSVNMTEANDEFIVVTRNGISIRFKESDIRSMGRATRGVKGINLRKGDIVVTAEVVGRDKTILIVCEKGYGKRSEFDEYRLQKRGGKGIIAIKAGDRNGKVVGVLVVVDDDEIMLMTKGGKMVRTPVKGIRITGRNTQGVRVINLSAGDLLVGVSKIITPKNEEEVEKQAETEEEERRKGERRSGMDRRVSEKQYAKKERRAGKERRSSKNRRENSPKAEKGKNNIV; encoded by the coding sequence ATGTATACGGAAAACGAAAAAATTATTTCAAGGTCGATAAGCCTGGAAATGAAAAATTCATATCTTGATTATTCGATGAGCGTTATTGTGGGAAGGGCATTGCCGGATGTAAGGGACGGGCTGAAGCCTGTTCACAGGCGGATCCTTTTTGCGATGAAAGACCTTGGGATTACACACAGGAGCACCTATAAAAAGTCGGCGAGAATCGTCGGGGAAGTTCTCGGCAAGTATCATCCTCACGGCGACACCGCGGTATATGACACAATGGTAAGAATGGTGCAGGATTTCTCGTTGAGGTATCCTCTTATAGATGGGCAGGGAAATTTCGGCTCTATCGATGGCGATGCCGCGGCCGCAATGAGATATACCGAAGTGAAAATGGAGCGTATTGCAGAGGAATTGCTTGAAGACATAGACAAGGAAACGGTTGATTTTTCTCCGAACTTTGATGAATCTCTCCTGGAACCGACAATACTTCCGTCCAAGATACCGAACCTTTTGATTAACGGCTCCTCGGGAATTGCCGTCGGGATGGCGACAAATATACCGGCGCACAATGTTTCCGAGATTATAGACGGGATAATTCATCTTATCAATAACCCGGAAGCGACCATCAAAGAATTGTGCAAGTTTGTAAAAGGCCCTGATTTCCCTACAGCTGGTATTATTTGCGGCAAGGCCCCGATAAAAAGTATGTATGAGACGGGTTACGGGAAATTGAAACTCAAAGCCCGGGCCGGAATCGAACCGCTTAAAGGCGGGAAAGAAAGCATTGTAATAACGGAGATACCCTACAACGTCAACAAATCCAATCTTATAGAAGATATCGCAAGGCTTGTGAACAACAAGAAAATCACGGGCATATCGGATATCAGGGATGAATCCGATAAGGATGGGATGAGGATAGTAATAGAACTCAAACGCGGAGAGATATCAAGGGTGATATTGAATCAGCTTTACAGGCACACACAGATGGAAACCACTTTTGGCGCCATACTTCTTGCGCTTGATAAAAACCGCCCGAGAGTTATGAATCTTAAGGAAATAATGGAATGTTACATAGAGCACAGGAAAGAAGTTGTAATAAGGCGCACGAAATTCGAGCTGAGGAAGGCCGAGGAAAGAGCGCATATACTGGAAGGTTTTAAGATAGCATTAGACAACATAGATGAATTTGTAAAGATAATCAGAAAATCCAAAGACAGAGATGAAGCCAAAAAAACCATGGTTTCAAAGTTCAAGCTTTCGGATACACAGGCAAACGCAATACTTGAACTGAGGCTGTATCAGTTAACCGGGCTTGAGAGGGAAAAAATAGACAGCGAATACAAGGAATTGATAAAGAGGATCGCGTATCTGAAAAATATATTATCCAGCGAGAGGATGGTATTGAATATAATCGCTCAGGAACTTAAAGAAATAAAAGACAAATACGGAGACAGCAGAAGGACTGAAATAGTGGCTGAAGAGGGAGAAGTTTCCATCGAGGATATGATAGCGAATGAAGGCTGCATCATAGCGATATCCCACACAGGGTATATCAAGCGCTGCAGGGTGGCCACCTACAGGCAGCAGAGGCGCGGAGGAAAAGGCGTTACCGGCATGGAAATGAAAGATGAGGATTTTGTCGAGAGGGTATTCACCGCTTCAACTCATGATTATATACTGTTTTTTACCTCTATGGGTAAATGTTACTGGAAGAAAGTTTATGATATTCCCGAGGGAGGAAGGCTTTCCAAAGGAAAAGCGATTATAAACCTTCTTGATATCAGAGGAGACGAAAATGTCGCGGCGCTTATAAGGGTCAGCAAGTTTGAAGAAGGCAGCCATCTGATGATGATTACAGAAAAAGGGACAGTCAAGAAAACTTCGCTGGCGGCTTTCAGCAACCCGAGAAAAGGCGGGATTATAGCGATTAAGATAGATGAAGGGGATACCCTGAAAAGCGTTAATATGACGGAAGCAAATGATGAATTCATTGTTGTTACCAGAAACGGTATTTCCATCAGGTTTAAGGAAAGCGATATAAGAAGCATGGGCAGGGCGACAAGAGGCGTTAAGGGCATAAATCTGAGAAAAGGAGATATCGTTGTCACCGCGGAAGTTGTCGGCAGAGATAAGACTATTTTAATTGTTTGCGAGAAAGGCTACGGCAAGAGAAGCGAATTTGACGAGTACCGGCTCCAGAAGCGCGGAGGAAAAGGCATTATTGCCATAAAAGCCGGAGACAGGAACGGGAAAGTTGTGGGGGTTCTCGTTGTTGTTGATGACGACGAAATAATGCTTATGACAAAAGGCGGCAAGATGGTTAGGACTCCGGTGAAAGGGATAAGGATTACCGGGAGAAATACACAGGGTGTCAGAGTAATAAATTTAAGCGCGGGAGACCTTCTTGTAGGCGTATCAAAGATTATTACGCCTAAAAACGAAGAAGAAGTTGAAAAACAGGCTGAAACAGAGGAAGAAGAAAGAAGAAAAGGCGAAAGAAGAAGCGGCATGGACCGGCGGGTTTCCGAAAAACAGTATGCAAAGAAAGAAAGAAGAGCAGGGAAGGAAAGAAGAAGCAGTAAAAACAGGCGGGAAAATTCCCCAAAAGCGGAAAAAGGTAAAAATAATATTGTTTGA